In Metopolophium dirhodum isolate CAU chromosome 7, ASM1992520v1, whole genome shotgun sequence, one genomic interval encodes:
- the LOC132949153 gene encoding uncharacterized protein LOC132949153 — MTRLSSGRFVVTLPFLKSSPLLGDSKTLAFQRFKALKYRLIRNKNLQAQYAEFMHDYLTAGHMELIPPSELGNPYHYYIPHHCVLKPDSLTTKLRVVFNASAKTSAGISLNESMHTGPKYCNMIFKSYCSDLDSGTLRTVRELATVDGATWPLASSVLLNDTFVDEVLTGANTIEEAPQCQSQLISLCAIEQFQLRKWASNNSQILQTVAEEDRAISPSVLLDTSEQSDLRGLKLVSKPISETGKNQNWKKLETGLGDSSCRYSGNFDSYNEICHKDVVKIKKLPKECTAFVFDGVVCNKDYEITYAWIPEDLDHLKSLVDFEDGIHNVYLFYKHRTLEDWSDALFSGDFKIEAQKVQEFIGKYAVKGLILNGMEYPALENCESDFYKKFTDYVTDIKTTNPDLEIGFYLSARTLILSVNKELNSTWFDFCKMNEVLDFYVIEFATFNECCDVFLHGGITPMESKDPAVMTLTKFATALKQSTIAKEKMYFEFLISPISKPKEKANLLPCQYSYNEYCEYREIYKGKWCVDDQDILYEKGKFAKKYSKGFIGRDIDLVDRDNKCECDNKYITFYMMLKGYTDAIDKLTCIALS; from the exons ATGACTCGGCTAAGTTCAGGCAGATTTGTTGTCACGCTTCCGTTTCTGAAATCAAGTCCACTGCTTGGTGACTCAAAAACGTTAGCTTTCCAACGGTTCAAGGCCCTCAAATATCGGCTCATCCGCAATAAAAATCTGCAAGCTCAATACGCTGAGTTCATGCACGATTACCTGACAGCAGGGCATATGGAGTTGATTCCGCCGTCTGAACTTGGAAATCCATATCATTATTACATTCCGCACCATTGCGTGCTAAAACCCGATAGCCTTACTACCAAATTGAGAGTGGTATTCAATGCTTCTGCAAAAACTTCAGCTGGAATCTCTCTGAACGAAAGTATGCACACAGGTCCGAAATATTGCAACATGATATTCAAGTCGTATTGCTCCGATCTCGACTCTGGAA CGCTGCGCACTGTCCGTGAATTGGCTACAGTCGATGGTGCCACCTGGCCGCTAGCGTCGTCTGTGTTATTAAACGATACATTTGTTGATGAGGTCCTTACTGGAGCCAATACTATTGAAGAGGCTCCTCAGTGCCAATCTCAACTCATAAGTTTGTGTGCCATAGAGCAGTTTCAATTGAGAAAATGGGCCAGCAATAATAGTCAAATTTTACAAACAGTGGCTGAAGAGGACCGTGCCATTTCTCCCTCTGTTCTACTTGACACCAGTGAACAATCAGACTTAAGG GGCTTGAAACtggtttcaaaaccaatttCAGAAACCGGTAAAAACCAAAActggaaaaaattggaaacag gTCTTGGTGATTCATCTTGTAGGTATTCAGGTAATTTTGATAGCTATAATGAAATATGTCACAAGGATGTAGTGAAGATAAAAAAACTTCCAAAAGAATGCACAGCTTTTGTTTTTGATGGAGTTGTATGTAATAAAGATTATGAAATCACGTATGCATGGATACCAGAAGATTTAg atcaCTTAAAATCGCTTGTAGATTTTGAGGATGGTATACACAATgtgtacttattttataaacatcgaACCTTAGAAGATTGGTCAGACGCACTCTTTTCTGGAGATTTTAAAATAGAAGCACAAAAAGTGCAAGAATTTATTGGTAAATATGCTGTAAAGGGGTTGATTTTGAATGGAATGGAATATCCTGCTTTAGaa aATTGTGAAAGCGACTTCTACAAGAAATTTACAGACTATGTAACAGatattaaaactacaaatcCAGATTTGGAAATTGGGTTTTATTTGAGTGCTAGAACTTTGATACTAAGTGTAAATAAGGAGCTCAATTCAACTT GGTTTGATTTTTGTAAGATGAATGAGGTTTTGGATTTCTATGTGATTGAATTTGCTACTTTTAATGAATGTTGTGATGTATTCTTACATGGTGGAATTACTCCTATGGAGTCAAAAGATCCAGCTGTTATGACATTA acTAAATTTGCAACTGCTTTAAAGCAATCTACCATtgcaaaagaaaaaatgtattttgaatttttaattagccCTATATCGAAACCTAAGGAAAAAGCAAATTTGTTACCATGTCAATATTCGTATAACGAG TATTGTGAATACCGCGAAATATACAAAGGAAAATGGTGTGTCGATGACCAGGACATATTGtatgaaaaa GGTAAATTTgccaaaaaatattcaaaaggaTTCATAGGGAGAGATATAGATTTAGTCGATCGTGATAATAAATGTGAATGTGATAATAAGTACATAACGTTTTATATGATGTTAAAGGGATATACTGATGCAATTGATAAACTAACTTGTATAGCATTAAGTTAG